A DNA window from Camelina sativa cultivar DH55 chromosome 17, Cs, whole genome shotgun sequence contains the following coding sequences:
- the LOC104758401 gene encoding uncharacterized protein LOC104758401 — MSFSVVLFHNPHCATTTTTIFTVSSSSSSFRPRRNLSSPNRIFTTNQPKPLTKKLQIIETLAARDTIIDFGKHKGKMLGTLPSTYLKWVSKNLRAGDTEYWAKLADEVLEDDVYKDRAEWEFAEKILHGSDESMRALTSVKKNREEANSVSMLLEISEKFGWDNEDKIGWSKINFELLGTSKGGRIPRLRNMNEEEEERREMVRRREVEKKEEEEDENGWRRRQRRERMRQSLGRDDGKTVDRSDKKGILGRLGDVEKKLEPKIQSPFPGRESLLKKVMNKRRSQ, encoded by the exons ATGAGTTTCTCGGTGGTCTTGTTCCACAATCCTCACtgtgcaacaacaacaacaaccatctTCAcagtctcatcatcatcatcatctttcagACCAAGAAGAAATCTTTCTTCACCTAATCGTATCTTTACCACCAATCAACCTAAACCCTTAACCAAAAAACTTCAAATCATCGAAACCCTAGCCGCCAGAGACACAATCATAGACTTCGGCAAACACAAAGGCAAAATGCTTGGTACTTTGCCTTCTACTTATCTCAAATGGGTCTCAAAGAATCTTCGTGCAGGAGATACTGAGTATTGGGCAAAGCTCGCAGACGAAGTCCTCGAAGACGATGTTTACAAAGATAGAGCAGAGTGGGAATTTGCCGAGAAAATCCTCCATGGAAGTGATGAGAGCATGAGGGCTTTAACTTCTGtaaagaagaacagagaagaagcAAACTCTGTTTCGATGTTGTTGGAGATTAGTGAGAAATTTGGTTGGGATAATGAAGATAAGATTGGTTGGAGCAAGATCAATTTCGAGCTTTTGGGGACAAGCAAAGGTG GTCGGATTCCTAGGCTAAGGAACATgaacgaagaggaagaagagagaagagagatggtaagaagaagagaggttgagaagaaggaagaagaggaagatgagaatGGATGGAGGAGAAgacagaggagagagaggatGAGACAGAGTCTTGGAAGAGATGATGGCAAAACTGTGGATAGGAGTGACAAGAAGGGTATTTTGGGGAGACTAGGAGATGTAGAGAAGAAACTTGAGCCAAAGATTCAAAGTCCTTTTCCTGGTCGTGAGAGTCTCCTGAAGAAAGTGATGAACAAGAGAAGGTCTCAATga